The following are encoded together in the Dyella terrae genome:
- the trpE gene encoding anthranilate synthase component I: protein MISRDDFDALAAQGHTRIPLVREVFSDLDTPLSVYLKLADGPYTFLFESVEGGATWGRYSIIGLPAKRVYRLRGHELEVEDAGEVTERRHVDDPLGEIENLRKQYDVPRLPQLPAFSGGLVGYFGFETIGYIEPRLARWDRPDELGTPDVLLMLAEEVAVFDNLKGRLYLIVHADPSQPHAYAEAQRRLDALVYRLRQSGVSYPQLNQGTALDEGDFKSSFTKEEFEAMVERAKEYIRAGDIFQVVPSQRLSVGFNARPVDVYRALRALNPSPYMYFVDLGNTQIVGSSPEILARLKDGKVVVRPLAGTRKRGATEEEDQALEAELLADPKERAEHVMLIDLGRNDIGRISETGSVEVSESFVVERYSHVMHIVSQVQGKVRPDVGYMDVLKATFPAGTLSGAPKIRALEIIQELEPYKRNIYAGAIGWIGWWGDADTAIAIRTAVIQDGRLHVQAGAGIVYDSDPSSEWEETMSKGRALFRAVAQAAKGL, encoded by the coding sequence GTGATTTCCCGAGACGATTTCGACGCGCTGGCAGCGCAGGGTCATACCCGCATTCCGCTGGTGCGCGAGGTGTTTTCCGACCTCGACACGCCGCTGTCGGTATACCTGAAGCTGGCCGACGGCCCGTATACCTTCCTGTTCGAATCGGTAGAGGGCGGCGCGACGTGGGGGCGCTATTCGATCATCGGCCTGCCTGCCAAGCGCGTGTATCGCCTGCGCGGCCACGAGCTGGAAGTGGAAGATGCCGGCGAGGTCACCGAGCGCCGCCACGTGGACGATCCGCTGGGCGAGATCGAAAACCTGCGCAAGCAATACGACGTGCCGCGCCTTCCGCAGCTGCCCGCTTTCAGTGGCGGCTTAGTTGGTTATTTCGGCTTCGAGACCATCGGCTACATCGAGCCGCGCCTTGCCCGGTGGGATCGCCCCGACGAGCTGGGCACGCCCGACGTGCTGCTCATGCTCGCGGAAGAAGTGGCGGTATTCGACAACCTCAAGGGCCGCCTGTACCTGATCGTGCATGCCGATCCTTCGCAGCCGCACGCCTATGCCGAAGCTCAGCGCCGACTCGACGCGCTGGTGTACCGATTGCGCCAAAGCGGCGTGTCGTACCCGCAGCTCAACCAGGGCACGGCGCTGGACGAAGGCGACTTCAAATCCTCCTTCACCAAGGAGGAGTTCGAGGCCATGGTGGAGCGCGCAAAGGAGTACATCCGCGCCGGCGACATCTTCCAGGTGGTGCCTTCGCAGCGTCTCAGCGTGGGCTTCAATGCCCGCCCGGTGGACGTATACCGCGCGCTGCGTGCGCTCAATCCTTCGCCGTACATGTACTTCGTGGACCTGGGAAATACGCAGATCGTCGGTTCCTCGCCGGAGATCCTCGCGCGCCTGAAAGACGGCAAGGTTGTGGTGCGTCCGCTGGCCGGCACGCGCAAACGCGGTGCGACCGAGGAAGAAGATCAAGCGCTGGAGGCGGAACTGCTCGCCGACCCCAAGGAGCGCGCGGAGCACGTGATGCTGATCGACCTTGGGCGCAACGACATCGGCCGCATCAGCGAAACGGGCAGTGTGGAAGTGAGCGAGTCCTTCGTGGTCGAGCGCTACTCGCACGTCATGCACATCGTTTCGCAGGTGCAAGGCAAGGTCCGCCCGGACGTCGGCTACATGGACGTGCTCAAGGCCACCTTCCCGGCAGGCACACTCAGCGGTGCGCCCAAAATCCGCGCGCTGGAGATCATCCAGGAGTTGGAGCCGTACAAGCGCAACATCTACGCCGGTGCGATCGGCTGGATTGGCTGGTGGGGCGACGCGGACACGGCCATCGCCATCCGCACCGCCGTGATTCAGGATGGACGTCTACACGTCCAGGCCGGCGCGGGCATCGTATACGACTCCGACCCGTCGTCCGAATGGGAAGAGACGATGAGCAAGGGGCGCGCTCTATTCCGTGCCGTGGCCCAGGCTGCGAAGGGCCTATGA
- a CDS encoding chorismate--pyruvate lyase family protein translates to MRRPATWTCALGLGSSLLLAPLHAREPETPPVWHDDATSRFEALALLQSLNAELLSHPSATLTLERWCGEHHMAAEAKVVAERVQGEDKPLPADGRTQLQIGPDEPVRYRRVQLTCGGHVLSEADNWYVPSRLTEAMNHELDTTDTPFGKVVQALHFRRQTLSAELLWSPLPKGWESEANLPTSSGAVLSMPHHVLQHRALLFDESNRAFSLVVESYTSQVLAFAPAAPHRP, encoded by the coding sequence ATGAGGCGGCCCGCAACGTGGACCTGCGCCCTCGGCCTGGGTAGTTCATTGTTGCTGGCGCCGCTGCACGCGCGTGAGCCTGAAACCCCGCCCGTCTGGCACGATGACGCCACCTCTCGGTTCGAGGCGCTGGCGTTGCTGCAATCGCTCAACGCTGAACTGCTCAGCCATCCCAGCGCCACGCTCACACTGGAGCGCTGGTGCGGCGAGCACCATATGGCGGCCGAAGCCAAGGTCGTCGCGGAGCGCGTGCAAGGCGAAGACAAACCGCTGCCTGCCGACGGACGCACCCAGTTGCAGATCGGCCCTGATGAGCCCGTACGCTATCGTCGCGTGCAGCTCACCTGCGGCGGACACGTGCTGTCAGAGGCAGACAACTGGTACGTGCCATCGCGCCTTACCGAGGCGATGAACCACGAACTCGATACCACCGACACGCCATTCGGCAAGGTGGTGCAGGCGCTGCATTTCCGTCGCCAGACCCTGTCGGCGGAACTACTATGGTCGCCGCTACCGAAAGGCTGGGAGAGCGAAGCCAACCTGCCCACATCCAGCGGCGCGGTGCTTTCCATGCCCCATCACGTTCTGCAGCACAGAGCGTTGTTGTTCGACGAGTCGAATCGTGCGTTTAGCCTCGTGGTCGAGAGCTATACGTCACAGGTGCTCGCCTTCGCTCCCGCAGCCCCGCATCGGCCATAA
- a CDS encoding M15 family metallopeptidase — protein sequence MKRRFLVALGGSLLACAAHADGTPTLSPAQTAVQAGLVDIHPLAPDIAEDIKYAGSDNFVGEPVDGYLAAKCLLLKPAAEALASVQRDLRPHHQRLDVFDCYRPARAVKHFVRWAGDLADQRTKAAHYPKLDKSALLGDYIAPVSGHSRGATVDLTLMQCDAADTHCTPLDMGTDFDYFGTLANTDSPEATPAQHANREVLKRAMEREGFRNYAMEWWHYTLAPEPTPDTIYDVPVQ from the coding sequence ATGAAGCGGCGCTTCTTGGTGGCACTCGGAGGGTCGCTCTTGGCCTGTGCAGCCCATGCCGACGGCACACCGACGCTATCGCCCGCACAGACGGCGGTACAAGCAGGCCTGGTCGACATCCATCCACTGGCACCGGATATTGCCGAGGACATCAAGTACGCGGGCAGCGATAACTTCGTCGGAGAACCCGTCGATGGTTATCTCGCCGCCAAATGCCTGCTACTCAAGCCGGCGGCCGAGGCACTGGCAAGCGTACAGCGCGATCTTCGTCCCCACCATCAGCGGCTGGACGTGTTCGACTGCTATCGCCCGGCCCGCGCCGTGAAGCACTTCGTACGCTGGGCTGGTGACCTGGCTGATCAACGCACTAAGGCCGCGCACTATCCCAAGCTCGACAAGAGCGCCCTGCTGGGCGACTACATCGCGCCCGTCTCCGGCCACAGCCGTGGTGCCACGGTAGATCTCACGCTGATGCAATGCGATGCGGCCGATACGCACTGCACGCCGCTCGATATGGGTACGGACTTCGATTACTTCGGCACGCTCGCCAATACCGACTCACCCGAGGCCACGCCCGCGCAGCATGCAAATCGCGAAGTGCTCAAGCGCGCAATGGAGCGGGAAGGCTTCCGCAACTATGCGATGGAGTGGTGGCACTACACGCTCGCACCCGAGCCCACGCCAGACACCATCTACGACGTACCCGTGCAGTAA
- a CDS encoding dipeptidase, producing MKTVRKLGIALAIALGSTTAVAQKDPPITLDTHVDIPFAYMREARFDFGKQTPLQVDLDKMQRGGLDAVFFIVYVDQGPLTPKGWAHAVAQARTKYDDIDLMLKAYPDQIRLARTPDDVRTNKAAGRLSAMIGVENGYSLGHDIKNLDAAFARGARYVGLAHMGNNDLCSSSTPEADLGDTPLPEYSITDFGRSVVKRANQLGIMVDVSHSSDACVREVLALSTSPVIASHSSARALDNHPRNLSDDLLRAIAAKGGVIQAVAVQEFIRLDPARDLAMKALQAQVAKQTGDKSFASEKHEYLPAYIDGMKRIDAALPPPNVDDYVAHIKHMVEVAGIDHVGIASDFDGGGGLAGWNDATQTRNVTAALRRAGFSDADIAKIWGGNLLRVWGEVTQRATANHAN from the coding sequence ATGAAGACTGTCCGCAAGCTCGGTATCGCGCTAGCTATCGCACTAGGCAGTACCACCGCCGTCGCGCAGAAAGATCCGCCGATCACGCTCGACACCCATGTGGATATTCCCTTCGCCTACATGCGCGAGGCCCGCTTCGACTTCGGCAAACAGACGCCACTGCAAGTGGACCTGGACAAGATGCAACGCGGCGGGCTCGATGCCGTGTTCTTCATCGTCTACGTGGACCAGGGGCCGTTGACGCCCAAAGGCTGGGCCCACGCCGTCGCGCAGGCAAGAACCAAGTATGACGACATCGACCTGATGCTGAAGGCGTACCCCGACCAGATCCGACTGGCCAGGACGCCCGACGATGTACGCACCAACAAGGCCGCGGGCCGTCTCTCGGCGATGATTGGCGTCGAGAACGGCTACTCGCTGGGCCATGACATCAAGAATCTCGACGCCGCCTTCGCACGCGGCGCGCGTTACGTCGGGCTGGCTCACATGGGCAACAACGATCTCTGCAGCAGCTCCACACCGGAAGCCGACCTTGGCGACACGCCACTCCCCGAGTACAGCATCACCGACTTCGGCCGCAGTGTCGTCAAGCGTGCCAACCAGTTGGGCATCATGGTCGACGTCTCGCATTCCTCCGATGCCTGCGTGCGCGAGGTGCTTGCCCTATCCACCTCACCGGTGATCGCCTCGCACTCCTCTGCCCGTGCACTCGACAACCATCCGCGTAACCTTTCCGACGATCTGTTGCGCGCCATCGCCGCCAAGGGTGGCGTGATCCAGGCCGTGGCAGTGCAGGAATTCATCCGCCTCGATCCCGCCCGTGATCTCGCAATGAAAGCATTGCAGGCACAGGTCGCGAAGCAGACCGGCGACAAAAGCTTCGCTAGCGAAAAGCACGAGTACCTGCCTGCCTACATCGACGGCATGAAGCGCATCGACGCCGCACTCCCGCCGCCTAACGTGGACGACTACGTCGCCCACATCAAGCACATGGTTGAGGTAGCCGGTATCGATCACGTCGGTATCGCCTCGGACTTCGACGGCGGCGGTGGCCTCGCGGGCTGGAACGATGCTACGCAGACCCGCAACGTGACCGCAGCGCTACGGCGAGCCGGCTTCAGCGATGCCGACATCGCCAAGATATGGGGTGGCAACCTGCTACGCGTCTGGGGCGAGGTAACCCAGCGGGCCACCGCGAACCATGCGAACTGA
- the lysA gene encoding diaminopimelate decarboxylase: MTLATTSPLATLDDVDLRALAARLGTPLYVYSARSIRERIQALQAALRGTDALICFAVKANSNRGVLGFMHEHGVGADIVSAGELWRALQAGIPPEHIVFSGVGKSELEITEALGAGILRFNVESHDELLTLQRVARSKGTIARAAVRINPDVDALTHAKISTGKAENKFGVSIDEARRWFAARHELSHVQLDGLHVHIGSQILSLQPFQEAMQRVAAFWRELVAQGHPINSIDAGGGLGVCYRAGHDHPIDAADYVATVREALAGFDGRLLFEPGRYLVGEAGVLLTRVIRVKHGDQRDFLVLDAAMNDLARPSLYDAWHDIALIDGEHRPMTAYDIVGPVCETGDTFARARTLPTCAAGDLLMIRTAGAYGASMASTYNSRPLAAEVMVDKGRYAMVRQRQTFEEIVAGEQLAKHWETA, translated from the coding sequence ATGACGCTGGCAACCACTTCACCACTCGCCACGCTCGACGATGTGGACCTCCGCGCGTTGGCTGCGCGCTTGGGCACGCCGTTATATGTGTACTCCGCCCGCTCGATTCGCGAACGCATCCAGGCATTGCAGGCCGCACTGCGCGGCACGGATGCGCTGATCTGCTTTGCGGTCAAGGCGAACTCGAATCGTGGCGTGCTCGGCTTCATGCACGAGCATGGTGTAGGTGCAGACATCGTCTCGGCGGGTGAACTCTGGCGGGCGCTGCAGGCCGGCATACCGCCCGAACACATCGTTTTTTCCGGCGTGGGCAAGAGTGAACTGGAGATCACTGAGGCACTCGGCGCAGGCATCCTGCGTTTCAATGTGGAGTCGCACGACGAACTGCTCACCCTGCAACGGGTTGCGCGCTCCAAGGGCACCATCGCCCGTGCCGCCGTCCGCATCAACCCGGATGTCGACGCACTCACGCATGCCAAGATTTCGACCGGCAAAGCGGAGAACAAGTTCGGCGTAAGCATCGACGAGGCGCGACGATGGTTCGCAGCACGCCATGAACTGAGCCACGTTCAACTGGACGGACTGCACGTGCATATCGGCTCGCAGATCCTCAGCCTCCAGCCCTTCCAGGAGGCCATGCAACGCGTAGCCGCCTTCTGGCGCGAGCTTGTTGCGCAGGGCCATCCGATCAACAGCATCGACGCGGGTGGTGGGCTGGGTGTTTGCTATCGCGCGGGCCATGACCATCCTATCGATGCTGCCGACTACGTGGCCACCGTGCGCGAAGCGCTGGCCGGTTTCGACGGCCGTTTGCTATTCGAGCCCGGTCGCTATCTGGTCGGCGAAGCCGGCGTGCTGCTGACGCGCGTGATCCGCGTCAAACATGGTGATCAACGCGACTTCCTGGTGCTTGATGCCGCCATGAACGATCTCGCCCGCCCCAGCCTGTACGATGCATGGCATGACATCGCGCTGATAGACGGGGAGCATCGCCCGATGACCGCGTACGACATCGTAGGGCCGGTCTGCGAAACCGGCGACACCTTCGCCAGAGCCCGCACCCTGCCGACCTGTGCCGCTGGCGACCTGCTGATGATCCGCACCGCCGGTGCCTACGGCGCCTCCATGGCATCCACCTACAACTCTCGCCCGCTTGCCGCAGAAGTCATGGTCGACAAGGGTCGCTACGCGATGGTGCGACAGCGGCAAACGTTCGAAGAGATAGTCGCCGGCGAACAACTGGCCAAACACTGGGAGACCGCATGA
- a CDS encoding transglutaminase-like domain-containing protein — MPSSVDDSPVPHAVALIDAGQFKAADADIDKALAQPGLPSETREALLFQRERMRRILLDFTLDIDAAKARVRKQIPDLSDAEFARWDQQGLIEHQVIDGHTLYFKRAPNNLFLLSKEAAGRRAHPAPSNDDPMETLNDHHRAARREALATHRSSVTPNHVRVTETVTVRADAVPPGETIRAWLPFPRELPGQQDGVRLIDSQPAGARVAPASVLQRTAYMERKAETGKPTLFAVTYELTIYAQYHDIDASKVGPTKITPELAPYIAERAPHIVFTDDLRAYSHKIVGNEKNPYRIAQKLFAAVDQIPWAGAREYSTISNLSDYTLHAGHGDCGEQTMLLIALLRLNGIPARWQSGWIFSDGSYENIHDWGQLYLAPYGWVPMDVTFGQLQPAKGDNPALQWFYLGGLDAYRIAFNSDFSQPFVPPKQFIRSETVDSQRGELEWRGGNLYFDQWDYEFTWQQLPL, encoded by the coding sequence ATGCCGTCGAGCGTCGATGATTCACCCGTGCCGCACGCTGTCGCGCTGATCGATGCCGGGCAATTCAAGGCAGCCGATGCGGACATCGACAAGGCGCTCGCGCAGCCAGGTCTTCCATCGGAGACGCGAGAGGCGTTGTTGTTCCAGCGCGAACGCATGCGCCGTATCCTGCTCGACTTCACGCTGGATATCGACGCGGCCAAGGCACGCGTGCGCAAGCAGATTCCCGATCTCTCCGATGCGGAGTTCGCGCGCTGGGATCAGCAAGGTCTGATCGAGCATCAGGTGATCGACGGCCACACGCTCTACTTCAAGCGCGCGCCGAATAACCTGTTTCTGCTCAGCAAGGAGGCAGCAGGGCGGCGCGCGCATCCTGCACCGTCCAACGACGATCCCATGGAGACGCTCAACGATCATCACCGCGCCGCGCGGCGTGAAGCGCTCGCCACGCACCGCAGCAGCGTCACGCCCAATCACGTACGGGTGACGGAGACCGTCACCGTTCGCGCCGATGCGGTACCTCCCGGCGAAACCATCCGCGCGTGGCTGCCCTTCCCCCGCGAATTACCGGGGCAACAGGACGGCGTGCGATTGATCGACAGCCAGCCGGCCGGCGCGCGCGTCGCTCCGGCAAGTGTGTTGCAGCGCACGGCGTACATGGAAAGGAAGGCCGAAACCGGCAAACCCACCCTGTTCGCGGTGACCTACGAGCTGACCATTTACGCGCAGTATCACGACATCGATGCCTCGAAAGTGGGGCCGACAAAGATCACGCCAGAGCTTGCTCCGTACATCGCGGAGCGCGCACCGCATATCGTTTTCACTGACGACCTGCGCGCCTATTCGCACAAGATCGTTGGCAACGAGAAGAATCCTTACCGCATCGCGCAGAAGTTGTTCGCGGCCGTAGATCAAATTCCTTGGGCCGGTGCGCGCGAGTACTCCACCATCAGCAACCTCAGCGACTACACGCTGCATGCCGGCCACGGCGACTGTGGCGAGCAGACCATGCTATTGATTGCGCTGCTGCGCCTCAACGGCATCCCAGCGCGCTGGCAGTCGGGCTGGATCTTCTCCGACGGCAGCTACGAGAACATCCACGACTGGGGGCAGCTCTACCTTGCCCCCTACGGCTGGGTGCCGATGGACGTGACTTTCGGCCAGCTGCAACCCGCCAAGGGCGATAACCCTGCCCTGCAATGGTTCTACCTCGGCGGCCTGGATGCCTACCGCATCGCGTTCAACAGCGATTTCAGCCAGCCCTTCGTGCCGCCCAAGCAGTTCATCCGCTCCGAAACCGTGGATTCGCAGCGCGGCGAGCTGGAGTGGCGCGGCGGCAATCTGTACTTCGACCAGTGGGACTATGAGTTCACATGGCAGCAGCTCCCTCTATGA
- a CDS encoding DUF819 domain-containing protein, translating to MIHTAWPYLAVMLLAAGLFPALERRFHWRFFEVLPPIVLTYLLVTALAVTGLWQVNDEIRGTQSLLIEHMVPALLFLLMINCDLRAIYRLGPRVLAVFFVTMVCLFVAFVGTFLMFRYWLPGNAWQPLAALSGSWIGGTANMVAVKQAIGMPDRLLAFSLLTDALCYSMWVVVLFGLGRVATQFNRWTRAKSSADMVVEETRNNGPTTPDNVLLWLGMALAAAAFSAWLADRLPTSDMISPTTWTIMLATALGLVAAHTPLARFAGANTISSALLISVVAILASQSNFDGIGSAPLYIGCGICIIVIHAVLLALAARLFHFDLYLCGISSLACIGGVAATPILAASYSRSLVPVGILLALLGYILGTGFGLLVASVMSSLAIA from the coding sequence ATGATCCATACGGCCTGGCCTTATCTCGCTGTCATGTTGCTGGCGGCGGGCTTGTTTCCCGCTCTCGAGCGGCGCTTCCATTGGCGCTTCTTCGAAGTGCTCCCGCCCATCGTGCTGACCTACCTACTGGTCACCGCGCTCGCGGTCACGGGCCTGTGGCAGGTCAACGACGAAATTCGCGGCACGCAGAGCCTGCTGATCGAGCACATGGTGCCCGCGCTGCTGTTCCTGTTGATGATCAACTGCGATTTGCGTGCCATCTACCGGCTAGGGCCTCGTGTGCTCGCCGTGTTCTTCGTCACCATGGTCTGTTTGTTCGTTGCCTTCGTCGGCACCTTCCTGATGTTTCGCTACTGGCTCCCGGGCAATGCCTGGCAGCCGCTGGCCGCGCTGTCGGGCAGTTGGATCGGTGGCACGGCCAACATGGTGGCCGTGAAGCAGGCTATCGGCATGCCGGACCGTTTGCTGGCCTTCTCTTTGCTCACCGACGCGCTGTGCTACTCCATGTGGGTCGTTGTGCTGTTCGGGCTGGGTCGCGTGGCCACGCAGTTCAATCGTTGGACACGCGCCAAGTCGAGCGCGGACATGGTGGTGGAGGAAACCCGCAACAACGGCCCGACCACACCCGACAACGTGCTGTTATGGCTGGGCATGGCGCTGGCGGCGGCGGCTTTCTCGGCGTGGCTGGCTGATCGTCTGCCCACGTCGGACATGATCTCCCCGACCACCTGGACCATCATGCTGGCCACGGCGCTGGGTCTGGTTGCGGCGCATACGCCGCTGGCCCGCTTTGCGGGCGCCAACACCATTTCTAGTGCCTTGCTCATCAGCGTGGTGGCGATCCTCGCTTCGCAAAGCAACTTCGACGGCATCGGCTCGGCGCCGCTCTACATCGGCTGCGGTATCTGCATCATCGTGATTCACGCGGTGCTGCTCGCCCTGGCGGCGCGTCTGTTCCACTTCGACCTGTACCTGTGTGGCATCTCTTCGCTGGCCTGCATCGGCGGTGTAGCCGCCACACCCATCTTGGCGGCGAGCTACTCCCGGTCACTGGTGCCGGTGGGCATTTTGCTCGCGTTGCTCGGCTATATCCTCGGTACGGGATTCGGTCTGCTGGTGGCGTCGGTGATGTCGTCGCTGGCCATTGCCTAG
- a CDS encoding SH3 domain-containing protein, with translation MPRLTFCLIAALAAAPSFADKGPAAVLVPPSGVIGIANNAMLGPDFWIKQSTQSDQVLLDAVEIGQRNANLLKVDPSMHDLHAMPAQLDRATVTGWINDLSQYPKRKLYDIKGQPVPESVHDQLTDALALDVVPAQQSSRYGMIVQRAALRTFPTDTRVFTSTDDTDIDRFQETAEFPGTPVLIAHTSRDGRWLFVVSPRYAAWTHRENVAEGTAADVLAYGGRAPYRVVTGGTIRTVFTPEQPAVSQLQLDMGVAVPVVSNQPADQPVNGQSPYASYVVDLPIRQADGKLAFSPALIQRNADMQDDFLPLSEANIIRQAFKFLGERYGWGHDYDGRDCSGFVSDVYRSLGVQMPRNTSKQAISPGFTHQAFGDKDSHDERLKAAMALKVGDLVYIPGHVMMVIGKLDGEPYVIHDTSGISYRDGTGGMRRVKLNEVSVTPLLPLMYDDKHTYVDRMTSIVHVRP, from the coding sequence ATGCCTCGCCTGACGTTCTGCCTGATCGCCGCCCTCGCGGCCGCGCCGTCATTCGCGGACAAAGGGCCTGCCGCCGTTCTTGTGCCGCCATCCGGCGTCATCGGCATCGCTAACAATGCGATGCTCGGGCCGGACTTCTGGATCAAACAGTCGACACAGTCGGACCAGGTCTTGCTGGACGCCGTTGAGATCGGCCAACGAAACGCCAACCTGCTCAAGGTCGATCCGTCCATGCATGACCTGCATGCGATGCCGGCGCAGCTTGACCGTGCAACGGTCACGGGCTGGATCAACGACCTTTCGCAGTATCCGAAGCGCAAGCTCTATGACATCAAGGGTCAGCCCGTACCAGAGAGCGTGCACGACCAACTGACGGACGCGCTGGCGCTGGATGTCGTACCGGCGCAGCAATCCAGCCGCTACGGCATGATCGTGCAGCGCGCTGCGTTGCGTACGTTTCCGACCGATACGCGCGTGTTTACATCGACAGACGACACCGATATTGACCGCTTCCAGGAAACGGCGGAGTTCCCGGGCACGCCTGTACTCATCGCGCACACTAGTCGTGACGGGCGTTGGCTGTTCGTGGTGAGTCCCCGTTACGCGGCGTGGACGCATCGCGAGAACGTCGCCGAAGGCACTGCGGCCGATGTGCTGGCGTATGGCGGTCGTGCGCCGTACCGGGTGGTGACTGGCGGCACGATACGCACGGTCTTTACGCCCGAGCAGCCTGCCGTATCGCAGCTGCAACTGGACATGGGCGTTGCCGTGCCGGTGGTGTCCAATCAACCCGCCGACCAGCCGGTGAACGGCCAGTCGCCGTATGCCTCCTACGTGGTGGATCTGCCCATCCGGCAGGCGGACGGCAAGCTCGCCTTTTCGCCAGCGCTGATCCAGCGTAACGCGGATATGCAGGATGACTTCCTGCCGCTGAGCGAAGCGAACATCATCCGGCAGGCCTTTAAATTCCTCGGTGAACGCTACGGTTGGGGCCATGACTACGACGGGCGTGATTGCAGCGGTTTCGTCTCGGACGTCTACCGCAGCCTGGGCGTGCAGATGCCCCGCAACACGAGCAAGCAGGCGATCAGTCCTGGTTTTACTCATCAGGCATTCGGCGATAAGGACAGTCACGACGAGCGGCTCAAGGCGGCGATGGCGCTCAAGGTGGGTGATCTCGTCTACATCCCGGGGCACGTCATGATGGTGATCGGCAAGCTCGACGGCGAGCCTTACGTGATCCACGACACCAGTGGCATTTCCTACCGGGATGGCACGGGTGGCATGCGCCGGGTCAAGCTCAACGAAGTGTCGGTGACGCCTTTGTTGCCGCTGATGTACGACGACAAGCACACCTATGTCGACCGCATGACCAGCATCGTGCACGTGCGCCCGTGA
- a CDS encoding dipeptide epimerase, producing MKITDIQFGMLRVPLKTPFKTALRTVNQVEDIVVMVHTDTGHVGYGEAPATAVITGDTHGSIVDAIRHYIAPRLTGQDVADLNRLTQLIQTAMERNTSAKAAVEIALYDLWGQMYGAPLYKLLGGGDPVITTDITISVDYIDKMVADSISAVDRGFESLKIKVGKDIGVDIERVKAIYAAVENRALLRLDANQGWTAKQAVYALQTLEDAGVRLELVEQPVKARDLEGMRYVTERVHTPIMADESVFGPMEVMDLIRMRAADIINIKLMKTGGISNAMRIADIAGMYGVECMIGCMLESSISVAAAVHVAVAKSAVITKVDLDGPSLCQYNPVDGGVVFNESEISVTDAPGLGIREIRGLEKLEA from the coding sequence ATGAAGATCACCGACATCCAATTCGGCATGCTGCGGGTGCCGTTGAAGACGCCGTTCAAGACGGCGCTGCGCACGGTCAACCAGGTCGAGGACATTGTGGTGATGGTGCATACCGACACCGGCCACGTGGGTTACGGCGAGGCACCGGCGACGGCGGTCATCACGGGCGATACGCATGGTTCGATCGTCGATGCGATCCGGCACTACATCGCGCCACGCCTGACCGGCCAGGACGTCGCCGACCTCAACCGGCTTACGCAGTTGATCCAGACTGCGATGGAACGCAACACCAGCGCCAAGGCCGCGGTAGAGATCGCCCTTTACGACCTGTGGGGTCAGATGTACGGCGCGCCGCTATACAAGCTGCTCGGTGGCGGTGACCCGGTGATCACCACGGACATCACCATCAGTGTCGACTACATCGACAAGATGGTGGCTGACTCCATCAGCGCCGTGGATCGCGGTTTCGAATCGCTGAAGATCAAGGTAGGCAAGGATATCGGCGTCGACATTGAGCGCGTCAAGGCGATCTATGCAGCGGTGGAGAATCGCGCGCTGCTGCGCCTGGACGCCAACCAGGGCTGGACGGCCAAACAGGCGGTCTATGCCCTGCAGACGCTGGAAGATGCGGGTGTGCGGCTGGAACTGGTCGAGCAGCCGGTCAAGGCGCGCGACCTGGAAGGCATGCGCTACGTCACCGAGCGTGTGCACACGCCCATCATGGCCGACGAAAGTGTGTTTGGCCCCATGGAGGTGATGGACCTGATCCGCATGCGCGCCGCCGACATCATCAACATCAAGCTGATGAAGACGGGCGGCATCTCCAACGCCATGCGCATCGCTGACATTGCCGGCATGTACGGGGTGGAGTGCATGATCGGTTGCATGCTGGAGAGCAGCATCAGCGTGGCGGCGGCCGTGCACGTAGCAGTGGCCAAGTCGGCAGTGATCACCAAAGTCGACCTGGATGGTCCGTCGCTGTGCCAATACAACCCTGTCGACGGCGGCGTGGTGTTCAACGAATCGGAGATCTCGGTCACCGATGCGCCTGGGTTGGGCATCCGCGAAATTCGCGGCCTGGAAAAGTTGGAAGCCTGA